The genomic window GGGTTGCAGCGCATCCGCCTTGATCAGCTCGCCTCCGTTGCCTGGCGCGATGGCCGAGTTCTGCATGCGCACGCGCAGGCCGGCTTCTTTGGTGGGCAGGTCGATCTGCGACGCGCAGGCGGAAAGGAGAAGAGCGGCTGCACCGACCGCAATCCATCGAGCGGCGCCCATCATCCCTTCCACACGAACGGGAACTTCAGCTGCTTGAAGAAGCCGTTCGGCACGTAGTCGCCCACCACGCCATATTGCTCCGGCCACAGCTTGGTGCTCTTCACGGCGGTGCCGAAGAAGTAGTCGAGAAACGCATAGTGCGCCGCGTAGTTCTTGTCGATGGCCTCATCGTCCTGGGCGTGATGCCAGTGATGAAAATTGGGCGTGACGATGAGGTAGCGCAGTGGCCCCAGGCGCACGCTCACGTTGCAATGGTTGAACACCGCCTGGAAGCCGACGATGACAATGTATGCGTCGATCACTTCTTTCGAGAAGCCCAGCACGTAGATCGGTGCCAGCACCAGCGTGCGTGTGATCAACAACTCGAGGATGTGCTGCCGCGAGCCCGCCATCCAGTCCATGCTCTTCACGCTGTGATGCACCGCGTGCAGACGCCATAGCAGCGGCACCTCGTGATAGCTGCGGTGCGTCCAGTACTGGACCAGGTCGGCCACCAGCACGATCAGCAGCACGCCAGCCCAGAAGGGCAGGTTGGCGATCCAGCCGCGAAGGCCGTCGTTGGCAGCCCAGCCGAACAGCTTGTGCACCAGCAGGTTGGTTGCGAGCAGCACGAAGCCAACGATCATATGGTTCACCACGAAGTGGTGAAAGTCGGTCTGCCACTCTTCACGAAAGATCGGCTGGTCCTTGCGATGTGCGAATAACTTCTCGATGAAGATGAAGATCAAGGAGGAGCCGAGCAAATCGAGGATGAACCAGTCGAGCCCGATGTAGGGCGTGTGATCCGGAAAGTTGCTGTCGACCGGCACCTTGTTGCCGCCCAGCAGTGCGGCCGCGACGATCAACAAGAAGGCGCCCGACGACAGCCAGCGCGAGCGATTGAAGATGATGTTCACCAGCGCCATCCCACCTGAGATGACCATCGCCGCCAGCAGGATAAAGCGCATCACGTCGACGTTGTAGCTTTTGCGAAGCTCGGGCGTCGTGAGGTACTGCGGGAAGTGAAAAGCCAGCACGCCCAAAAAGCAAAGGATGCCCAGGCTCAGTGCAACGGTGCCTGTGACAAGGCCCCTGCCACGCTGCAGTTGCCCGTGACTTGCGGTGAATTCGTTCAGTTTTTCGAGCATCCCGACCCTCTTGGCATTGTTGTATGAGTAGCCAGGATTTTAGTTGGCCGACTTCTGTATCGACGCCGGACCGACCGTGCGAACAGCCTAGTTCAGGCGGTCAGGTGCCGAATTTGTCGCGCTCCGGCAGAGCGACTGTCGCCGCTGCGATGCCTTGCAATACATTGCCGACGACGATAACCGACGGACTCGCGAGCCCGGCCTCGGCGATGCCTGCGTGCAGCCCGCTCAACGTCGTCACGATGTGCCGTTGCTGGGGCAGGCTGGCGTGCTGCACGACCGCAACGGGCGTCTCACCCGGCAGGCCTTCGAGCAATTGCCGTTGGATGTGCGCAGCGCCCGCCACGCCCATGTAGATCACCAGCGTGAGGCGCGCGTTGTGCGCCATCGCAGCCAGCGCCCGCCAGTCGGTCGGGTCGTCCGCAGCACCGGCGCCGGTCTTGGCATGGCCGGTGACGAACACCACGCCTTGCGCGTGATCGCGATGGGTCAGCGGCACGCCCAACGACGTCGCCGCTGCGAGGCCGGCGGTGATGCCGTTGACCACCGTGCATTCGATGCCTGCTTCGCGCAGGTGTTCGACTTCTTCACCGCCGCGGCCGAAGATGAACGGGTCGCCACCCTTCAGGCGCACGACGGCTTCGCCTTCGCACACCGCTGTGATCATGAGCTTTTCGATGAAAGCTTGGGGCGTGCTCTTGCAACCGCCGCGTTTGCCGACGTGGACGATGCGGGCACCGGGCCGCGCATAACTCAGGATCGCGTCGTTGACGAGGTCATCGACGAACAACACCGTCGCCGCGTGGATCGCCTTGACGGCTTTCAGCGTGAGCAAATCGGGATCGCCCGGGCCGGCGCCGACCAGGGTGCAGCTGCCTCGATGCGAATGGGAAAGTGAGTTCATGGGCTGTCCGCCAGTTGTTGGGCCAGTTGCTTGATGTGTTCGACTTGCCGGGCGATTGCCATGGGCAAAGGCAGCGTGCCTGCCAACACACGCCGCGTGTAGTCCGCCGTGGTGTCGATGTCGATCTCCCTAGGCAGACCTTCCACCTCGCTCAGCGTGCCGGCCTGTTGCTCCTGCATTGCGATGCGCTGGCCCCTGATGAAGCCGTCGACCTGCGCAGTGCGGCGCGGATCGGCCACGCTTTCGCCTTCGAGTCCGCGCGAGAGCAGGGCGCTCGTGCCGGTCAGCTCGAAGGTCGCGGCCATCGACTGCGCATATTCCGGATGGGTGTAGCTGGCGATCACGATGCACGAGCCCGCTGTCGGCTGCATCAGCTTGACGACGCTGTGTGCCGGGTTGCGCAACCCGACGACGCGACGCACGTCGAGCAGTCGTTTGAGGCCGGTGCTCAGGAGCTCGGTCGGTGCGAATGCAATCTCTCCCACGGCGATCTTTCGTACGACCGTGATCGGATTCGTGCCCAGCGCCGCAAGCACGTTCGATGTGAGCACGCGTGTCGATTCGGTGGACGCACCATGCAGCAGCACCGGCAAACCTTCGCGCGCCAGCAGCAGCGCGAGCAGCGGCGTCAGCACCGGCAACTTGCGCGCGCCGTTGTAGCTGGGCAGCACGATGAGCGGCAGGTCGCTCGCGGGGAAAAGATCGAGCCGTGCATGCGTGGCATCGAGAAAGCCGGCCATCTCTTCCGGCGTTTCGCCTTTGATGCGCATCGCGAGGCAGAAGGCGCCGACTTCGAGGTCGGTCACGGTGCCGTCCAGCACCTGTCCGAACAGGTCTGTCGCCTGCTCGCGCGTGAGTGGCTTGGCGCCTCGCGCGCCGCGGCCGATTTCCTTGATGTAGTGGCTGATTCCCATGGGTACGCCCATTGTCCCGCAAGGCTTATGCCGAAACTCGAAGGGGCTTATGCGGTTATTGAGGGACTGAGCGATGGACAGGCTCACGGCACGGCTTCTGCAGTGTCGGGCGTGGTGGCACGCACCATGCGCTTCAGCTCGGGCAGGCATGAGCCGCAGTTGGTGCCGCATTGCAGCGCCCCCTGCAGCGACGCCAGTCGTTCGGCATCGGTGCCCACGCAATGCCGCAGCCTGTCGCCGATGGCAGTTTCGGTCACGCCGAAGCAGCTGCAGACGACCTTGCCACGCGACGCCACTTCGACCGGCGGGGTCGAGCCCGGCCGCAGCAACTGGCGACCGAAGGCTTGCGCCGGCAACTGGTCTTGCAGCAATGTCTTGATCCATGCCTCGGCCCGGGTGTCGCCGCCTAGCAAGAAACCTTCGAGCCTGGCCTCTTCATTGTTGGTGCCGGTGCGTACCAGACGCACGGTGCGGCGCTGCCCATGGCGGGCGTCGGCGTAGCGCAAGGTGTCGGGGCTCGGCAATGCGAGCAGGTCTTCGATTTGCTCAAGGACCGCATCGGGCGCGGCCTCGAGGTCGGCCGCGCGGAACAGGACCCCGGTGCGCTCGGCCGTACCCGACGTCAACGCACCGCCGGCACCGAACGGCACGCAGCTCGCAAAGGCAAAGCTCGCCATGAGGTCGCGCAGCGCACGTTCGGTCTCTAGCGCGCGATCGTCGGGCAGCCAGGCGATCGCGAGCAGTGTCCACGGCAGCTCGGCCTTGGCGATGCGGATGGCCGCGTGCTTGAGTTCAGGCTGCTTCGAGTCGGGGCAATAGGCCGCGCTGGTCAGCGCGTTGATGCCGGCCAATCGCTCACCGGTTGGCGATCGACCGCTAAGGTATTCCTGGCCCCAATGCATCGCCACGAACGACTGGCTCAGGCCGACCTCGGCGCTGGCTTGTGCCGGCAACACGAGCGCGCCGCGCCTCGAAGTGAGCTGCACCAGATCACCGTCCTTCAGCTGACGCCGCGCCATGTCTTGCGCGTTCATCTGCACCACGGGTTCCGGCACGTGGCCGAAAAGTCGGCCGAGCGTGCCGGTGCGGCTCATGCCATGCCATTGATCGCGCAGCCGCCCGGTGTTCAGCGAGAACGGAAAGCGCGCCTCGCGTTGTTCGGCTACCGGCTTGTAAGGCGTGTCGACGAAGCGCGCCTTGCCGTCGGGCGTCGGATAGATGCCGTCTTCGTACAGCCGCACGCGACCGACCGATCGGCCTTCAGGCAACGGCCATTGCTGCGGCCCTAGCGCATCGAGCATCTTCCAGTCGAGGCCGGTGATGTCGAGGTCGCGACCGCGCGTCGATTCGCGATGCTCGTTCCAGATCGCTTCGGCGCCGGCATCGTCGCCTGCCAGCGAGTGCTGCAGCGGGTAGGGGAACAGCGTGGTGGTGGAGCGGCTGGGCAGCCGCACTTCGAGCCGTTGCGCGAAGTCGACCACCGCCGACCAATCGTGACGCGCTTCGCCGGGCGCCGGCACTGCGACGCGCACGCGAGAGATGCGGCGCTCGCTGTTGGTCACCGTGCCGGTCTTCTCGCCCCAGGTGGTCGCAGGCAACAGCAGGTCGGCATGAGCGCAGGTGGCGGTGGTCGCAAAGGCTTCCTGCACGACCACGAACTCGGCACGTTCGAGCGCCCGCCGGACAGTTGTCTGGTCGGGCATCGACTGGGCCGGGTTGGTACACGAGATCCACAGCGCCTTGATCTCGCCATCGGCTGCGGCCTCGAACATTTCAATGGCGGTCTTGCCGGGCTTGGCGGGCACTTCGTTGCCCTCGCTCAGGCCCCACAGCGCAGTGACTTCAGCCCGGTGTGCTGCGTTAGCAAGATCGCGGTGCCCGCTCAGCAGATTGGCCATGCCGCCGACTTCGCGCCCGCCCATTGCATTGGGTTGTCCGGTCAACGAGAACGGCCCGGCACCGGGCCGGCCGATCTGCGCAGAAGCCAGGTGCAGGTTGATGAGCGTCGCGTTCTTCGCGGTGCCGGAAGACGATTGATTCAGCCCCTGGCAGTACAGGCTGAGGGTCGCGGTCGAGGTCGCGAAGAGCCGCGTCGCTTCGAGCAAAGCGGTCTTGTCGATGCCGCAAATTTGCGCCACCTTGTCGGGCGTGCAGTCGCGCGCAGTGGCCTTGAGCGCGTCGAAGCCGTTGGTGTGCGCAGCGATGTAGTCGGGCTTTGTCCAGCCCTCCCACAACATCAGGTGCAGCATGCCGTGGAACAACATGACGTCGGTGCCCGGCTGGATCGCCAGGTGCAGATCGGCGATCTCGCAGGTGTCGGTACGGCGCGGATCGACCACGACGATCTTCATCGCCGGGTTGGCGCGCTTGGCATCCTCGATGCGACGGAACAGGATGGGGTGCGCCCATGCCGTGTTGCTGCCGACGATGAACAAGCATTGCGCTTCGTTGAAGTCCTCGTAGCAGGCTGGTGGCGCATCGGAGCCGAGCGTCTGTTTGTACCCGGCCACCGCGCTGCTCATGCACAGGCGCGAGTTGGTGTCGATGTTGTTGGTGCCGATCAGGCCCTTGGCCAGCTTGTTGAAGACGTAGTAGTCCTCGGTCAGCAACTGGCCCGAGACATAGAAGCCCACCGCATCGGAACCATGGTCGCGAATGACCTGGGCGAACTTGTCGGCTGCGGTGTCGAGCGCCGCCTCCCAGGGGATCGGCGTCGCAGCTTGCCCGCGCACGAGGCGTTGCATCGGCTGCAACAGCCGGGTCTGGCGCGTCACTTCCGCTGTCGCAGTAAGGTGCAATGTCGAGCCCTTGGTGCACAGCCGGCCGAAGTTGGCGGGGTGGTCCGGATCGCCACGCACACCCGTGATCTGCGCGCCATCGGTCTCGATGATCACGCCGCAGCCGACGCCGCAGTAGGGGCAGGTGGACCTTGTTTCTTTCATTCCTGGCTCTTGCCGCCTCTTTGCGTATCGAGGCAACATTCAAGCGTCACCGATAGCGCCGGCCGTTGCGGCCCCCGGGCCCGCACGCGGCGCAGTCAAATCCAGCGCATGCGTCGCCAACTCTTGCGCATCGAGCATCACCTGCCCGCCTTCGACCTTGCAGGCGAATTTCGGCACGCATCCTTGGTCGGGCTGACGCGCACAGCCATCGTCCAGGCCGATCGTCCAGTTATGCAGTGGACACGCCACGCTGGTGCCGAACACGATGCCTTGCGACAGCGGACCACCCTTGTGCGGACAGCGGTCGAGCAGCGCGAAGACCTCGTCCTGGCTGTTGCGAAAGACCGCGACCGCCACACCGACCGGCCGCACCACGCGACGCGATCCCAGCACCGGAATGTCGTCAACGCGGCAGATGAATTTCCATTCGCTCATGGGTTGCTCTCCTTCAGTGCGTCGTCGCCGCCGGCGCCATATCCGCCCCGGCGACCGGCACGAACTGCCGCACGTCGACCGCCGCCCGGCTCGACTCGAACCACGGATCGGGCTCGCCATCGAGCGCGAACTGAAGCTTTTCCCAGAGCGCCTTGCGACCGGCGACGTCTTCGAGAATCCGCTTTCTCACGCGGTCGAGCCCGACGCGGCTGATGTAGTGCACCGTGCGCTCCAGGTACCAGCCTTCCTCGCGATAGAGCTGCAGGAAAGCGCCGGTGAACTCCATCACTTCTTCGCTCGTCTTGACCTTGACCAGGAAGTGCGCGACCTCGGTCTTGATGCCGCCGTTGCCGCCGACATAGATCTCCCAGCCCGAGTCGACGCCGATCACGCCGACGTCCTTGATGCCGGCTTCGGCGCAGTTGCGCGGGCAGCCGCTGACCGCGATCTTGACCTTGTGCGGTGAATACATTGCCCATAGCGCGTGCTCGATGTCCTTGCCCATCTGCGTCGAGTCCTGCGTGCCGAAGCGGCACCATTCACTGCCCACGCAGGTCTTCACCGTGCGCAGCGATTTCGCATAGGCAAAGCCGCTGGGCATGCCGATGTCTTTCCACACGCCGGCCAGGTCTTCTTTCTTTACGCCGAGCAAGTCGATGCGCTGGCCGCCCGTGACCTTGACCGTCGGGATCTTGTACTTGTCGGCTGCGTCGGCGATGCGGCGCAGTTCGTCGGGCGTGGTGTGGCCGCCCCACATGCGTGGGATCACCGAATAGGTTCCGTCTTTCTGGATGTTCGCGTGGCTCCGCTCGTTGATGAATCGGCTCTGCGGATCGTCCTTGGCTTCTTTCGGCCAGCTGCTGATGAGGTAGTAGTTGACGGCCGGCCGGCAGCTCGCGCAGCCGTTGGGCGTGCGCCAGCCGAGGCCTTCGTACACCTCGACATGCGACAGATATTTCTGGGCGCGGATGGCCTCGCGCACGTCCTGATGGCTGGTGTCGGTGCAACCGCACATCGCCTTTTTCTTGGGTGCAGCCGAGTAGTCGCCCCCGGCGGTGAACATCAGGATCTGTTCGACCAGTCCGGTGCACGAACCACACGATGCGCTCGCCTTGGTGTGCTTCTTCACCTCGTCGAGCGTGAAGAGTCCCTTGTCCTTGATCGCCTTGCAGATCGCGCCCTTGCTCACGCCGTTGCAGCCGCAGACCTCGGCCTCGTCGGGCATCGCCCCGGCGCTGCTGTGGCCTTCGTGACCGGTATCGCCGATGTTCGATTCTCCGAACATCAGCTTCTCTCGGATGTCGCTCACGCTGCGGCCGTCGCGCAGCAGTTTGAAGTACCAGCTGCCATCGACCGTGTCGCCGTAAAGGCAAGCGCCAACCAGCTTGTCGTCCTTGATGACGAGCTTCTTGTAGACGCCGCCGAAGGGGTCGCTCATCACGATTTCTTCGGTGCCTTCGCCACCCATGAACGAGCCGGCGCTGAACAGGTCGATGCCCGTGACCTTCAGCTTGGTCGAGGTCAGCGATCCCATGTACCGGCCGATGCCGAACTGCGCCAGATGGTTGGCCGCGACCTTGGCCTGTTCGAACAGCGGCGCGACCAACCCGTAGGCGATGCCGCGGTGCGCGGCGCATTCACCGACCGAATAGATGCGTGCATCGGTCACCGTCTGCATCGTGTCGTTGACCACGATGCCGCGGTTGCAGTGCAGCCGCATCGATTCTGCCAATGCGGTGTTGGGGCGGATGCCGACGGCCATGACGACCAGGTCGACCGGTATTTCGGTGCCGTCCTTGAACTTGACGGCCTTGACACGGCCTGCGCCATCGTCGATCAACTCCTGGGTCTGCGCATTGAGACGGAACTCAAGCCCGCGTTGTTCGAGCGACTTGCGCAGCAGCCCACCGGCGACATCGTCGAGCTGGCGCTCCATCAGCCACGCGTTGACGTGCACCACGGTCACGCTCATGCCACGCAGCATCAGACCGTTGGCGGCTTCGAGGCCGAGCAAGCCGCCACCGATGACGACCGCATGCTTATGCGTCTTGGCCGTCTCGATCATCGTGTTGGTGTCTGCGATGTCGCGGTAAGCGATCACGCCCTTCAAGTCCCTGCCCGGCACCGGCAGGATGAACGGATTGGAGCCAGTGCACAGCAGCAGCCGGTCGTAGGGTGCCTCGATCACGCTGCCGTCGGCAGCGACCGCGCGCACGATGCGCTTCACGCGGTCGACCTCGGTCACTGTCTTGCCGGCATGCAGCGTGATGTTGTTCTCGGCGTACCACTCCCACGAGTTCAGGATGATCTGATCGACCGTCTGTTCGCCAGCCAGCACGGGAGACAGCAGGATGCGGTTGTAGTTGGGGTGCGGCTCCGAGCCGAACACCGTGATGTCGTACAGATCGGGTGCCAGCTTGATCAACTCTTCGACCGCGCGAACACCGGCCATGCCATTGCCGACCAGCACGAGATTCATCTTTTTCATGGGTTCATCCCTCCGGCTCGGGTCGTGATCAGAAATACAGAGCCATCACCGCGGTGATGTTGCCTTCGGGTGCGACCGGGATCGCGATCATCGGCGCGGCCACCGCGGGCACGAGGTTTCGAGCGGATGTCATATCAGGCCGCTTTTTCCACGTGGCCCTGCCGCGTGTAAAGGAAGTCGATGACAGCCTTGCGGTACTGCACGTAATGCCGGTCTTCCGCCAGTTCGACGCGGTTGCGTGGCCGCTCGAGATCGACCTTGAGCACCTCGCCGATGGTGGCCGAAGGCCCGTTGGTCATCATGACGATCTTGTCGGAAAGCAACACCGCTTCGTCCACATCGTGCGTGACCATGACGACGGTGCTTTGCGTCTTGTGCACGATGGCGAGCAGCTCGTCCTGCAGGTGCGCACGGGTCAGCGCGTCGAGCGCGCCGAAGGGTTCGTCCATCAGCAAGACCTTGGGCTCCATCGCCAGCGCACGGGCGATGCCGACGCGTTGCTTCATGCCGCCGGAGATTTCGCCGGGGCGCTTGTTCGTTGCCGGCGTCAATCCAACCAGCGCCAGCGCCGCATCCGTGCGCACCTTCAGTTGCGCCTTGCTTTCGGTCGGCGCGAATACCCGCTCGACACCGAGGTAGACGTTCTCGTAGCAGGTGAGCCAGGGCAGCAGTGAATGGTTCTGGAACACCACCGCGCGCTCCGGGCCGGGGCCGGCGATCTCGCGGTTGGCGCACAAGAGCGTGCCATGGGTCGGCATGGTCAGGCCCGCGATCAGGTTCAGCAGCGTCGACTTGCCGCAGCCAGAGTGCCCGATGAGCGCCACGAATTCGCCCTTGGCGACGGTGAGGTTGATGTCGCGCAAGGCCTGAAAGCTGCCTTTGGCGGTCTTGAAGGTTTGTTCGACATCGCTGATGTCAATGAACTTCTTGTCGTCGTTCATGACTTCACCTCTTCGAACGTGAAAGCGGTCGCGATCTTGATGAGCGCGTATTCGAGCAGCATGCCGACGATGCCGATGACGAAGATCGCGATGATGATGTTCTTGACGTTAAGGTTGTTCCACTCGTCCCAGACCCAGAAGCCGATGCCGACACCGCCCGTCAGCATCTCTGCCGCGACGATCACCAGCCAGGCGGTGCCGACGGCCAGGCGCACTCCGGTCAGCATGTAGGGCAGCACGGCAGGGAACAGGATCTTGGTGACGATCTTCCATTCGCTCAGGTTCAGTACCTTGGCGACGTTCATGTAGTCCTGAGGCACGCGCTGAACACCGACCGCGGTGTTGATGACCATGGGCCAAATCGAGCAGATGAAGATGGTCCAAATGGCCGCAGGATTGGCACCCTTGAACACCAGCAGGCCGATCGGCAACCAGGCCAGCGGCGACACCGGCCGCAGCAGGCTGATCAGCGGGTTGAACATGCGCGCCAGGAACTCGAAGCGGCCGATCGCGAAGCCCGCCGGGATGCCGACCACTGCCGCCAGGCCGAAGCCCAACGCCACGCGACCCAGCGACGACAGCACATTCCAGCCCACGCCCTGGTCGTTGGGGCCGTTGCGATAGAACGGGTCGCTGAAGATCTTGACAGCCTGCAGCCAGGTTTCCCACGGTGGGGGAAAGGTGCCGGCGCTACGCAATGCGATCAGTTCCCAGATCAAGACGAGCACGCCGAAGCCCACCAGCGGGGGCAACACGCGCATCCAGAATCTGCGCAGGTCGAGCGGTTTGCGAACGCTCGGTGCGGGCCCGCCGGTGGTGGCGACCGCAACGCGTGCAGCGCTTTTGACGACGGTCGCATTCGCCGGCAATGGCACTGCAACCGAAGCGTCGCGAGGGGAATGAAAGACGGCGCTGACCATGCTGTGCTCCTTAAGCGTGAACCTTGAACGAATCGGCGTAGGCCTTCGGGTTTTTGCCGTCCCATACGACGCCATCCATCAGCTTGCTGGTGCGCATCGTGTCTTTCGGGACCGGCGTCTTGCTGGCTGTGGCGGCCTGCTTGTAGAGGTCGATGCGGTTGATTTCCGTCGCAACCTTCAGGTAGTCCGGATGCTCCTTGATCAGACCCCAGCGCTTGTGCTGCGTGGTGAACCACATGCCGTCGGACAGGTAGGGAAAGTTGACCGCACCGTCGTTGTAGAACTTCATGAAGTTCGGGTCGTCCCAGTTCTTGCCCATGCCGTTGGTGTAGCGGCCGAGGATTCGCTGGTTGATCGCGTCGACGCTGGTGTTGACGTAGCTCTTGTCGGCGATGGTTTCGGCCATCTTGTTTTTGTTCTGAAGGCCGGTGTCGATCCAGCGGCCGGCTTCCAGGATCGCGGCGGTCACCGCGCGGCAGGTGTTCGGGTTTTTCTGCACGAACTCCGAAGTGGTGCCGAGCACCTTTTCCGGGTGGTCTTTCCAGATGTCCTGCGTCGTGATGGCTGTGACGCCGATGCCGTCCATGATGGCGCGCTGGCCCCAGGGCTCGCCGACGCAAAAGCCGTCCATGTTGCCGATGCGCATGTTGGCGACCATCTGCGGCGGCGGCACGACGATCGACTTGGCATCCTTAAGCGGATTGATGCCGCTTGCCGCCATCCAGTAATACATCCACATCGCGTGGGTGCCAGTCGGAAAGGTTTGCGCGAAGGTGTACTCGCGCTTTTCGGTCGCCATCATCTTGGCGAGCGACGGGCCGTCGACTGCGCCCTTGTCTGCGAGCTTCTTGCTGAGCGTGATCGCCTGTCCGTTGTTGTTGAGCGTCATCAACACGGCCATGTCCTTCTTGGGCCCGGCGATGCCCAGGTGCACGCCGTAGACCAGACCGTAGAGCACGTGGGCGAAGTCCAGGTCGCCATTGACCATCTTGTCGCGCACGCCGGCCCAGCTGGCTTCCTTGCTCGGCACGATCTTCACGCCGTACTTCTTGTCGATGCCGAGCACCGACGCCATCACGACGCTGGCGCAGTCGGTCAGAGGAATGAAGCCGATCTTGACTTCTTCTTTCTCGGGTTTGTCGGAGCCTTGCGCCCAGACGACGGCACGCAATGCGGGGTCGATGCCGATCGCACCGATGGCGGCGGCTTGCAAGATCTTGCGGCGACTGAGCTTCGGTATGAGCAGATCGGTCATTGAGGGACGAACTCCGAATAAATGAAAGGATGAACAAGGCCAAAAAGGCAGAAACAAAAGGGCAAAGCGGAAAACAAAAAAGGCGTCCTCACCGCGCATGTGCTGCTCGAAAGCGAGCGCATGCAGATAAGGACGCCTTTGTCCGTTGGGTCGGCGACACCCGCCATTGGATGTCGCCTGCCTGAAGACCGTCGTTGGTCTATGTGAGAGCTGAGTGCAAGCAGCGTGCCAGCATTGCGGCCACTGTGGTTGCTACTCAATCGATAGCATTGAAGCTAGGCTGAGATTGGTTTCGGAGAAGATTTCATCCGAAATTGCAATTTCGCACTTCGTTTGTGCAACGCACCATTTCAGCTGCCGATGGGCAGGTAGTCGGCCATGGAAAGCACTGATTCGGCGACATCGACGACCCGCCGGTTCTGGTTCATCGCGGTTTGCCGAAGCATCTGGTGCGCCTCGGGCTCAGTCAGTCGACGATGGGCCATCAACAAGCCCTTGGCGCGCTCGACGAGCTTGCGTTCGTTCAGGGCGGTACGCACGGCGTCGAGTTCGTCGCTCATGGCCTGGAGGCGTTGCGCCTGCTCCTGCATCATCTCGAGAATCGAGCGTTCGAGCTGATGGCCGTAGGGTGCTGCGGCGGAAGTGAGTCCGCTACCGGCTACTTGCGGGCCAGGCTCGGCGCCCGGTTCGTCGAAAAAAGCGGTGGCTGCTGTGTCAGGCTCTCCGGCCAGTTGCTCGAGCATGACCTCGTACGACTCGGCTTCTCCGCGTGCCTGCAGCGTCTTGTCGCGGCACAGGTCGCGCAAATCCACGGCCAGCCGATCTTCGACATCCTTCATCGCGTCGATGCGCAACGAACAGCAGTCGAACCAGACGGCGCTGAGTTCGGGGTCGAGCGGCACGCCGGCGGGCGCGGCGCATGCGATTCGGCGCAAACGTTCGAGTTCGGCGAGCTCGGTGTCCGGTTCGCGCTCGCGCCAGAGCTGGCTCATTGCCGGCCCGGCAAAGTCGGCGAACACGTGAAAGCAGCGCTCCTGCGCGGCGATGAGTTGCAACCACTGCTGCTGGCGCAGCGGATCGTTCTGTCCCGTCGCAAAAGCCGCGGCACCGCAAGCGCGTTCCTGGCCGGCGAACTCCTTGCCCTGCATGAAATTGAACATCGCCGCCAACAGGCGCGAAATTTCTGGGTCGGTGGCGCCGTCGGCTGCCTCGAACACCACGGCCAGCAGGCCGGCAATCAGCTTCGCGAAGGCCGCTGTCGCTTCTGCAGCACTGGTTTCCAGCGCACCGATGCGGCGACGCAGCGTGGGAAGGGCGTCCAGCCCGGGCAGCACCCAGGCAATACGGCTGAACAGGCGAGTGCCACTGCCCGCACGCCGGCCTTCGCTCTCGAGGAAGTCGAACCCGACCCGAACCTCGCGTTCGAAGCGTCCGCATTCACCGATCTGGGCGCTGCGTTGCGCCGCGAAGCGACGTCCTTGCGAGGCGAGCAGCACGTTGGAAAACCCGCGCTCGCGCTGCAGCGCATGGACCAGCCGGCCGATGGTGCTGACCAGCTCGCTGGTACGCGCCAGCTGCTCTAGCTCATCGATTTCGCATCGCCTGGCTGCGACCAGAAAGCTCAATCCTGAATTCATGTGTGGGGCAATAGGGACTGACGGGCATCCAGCAACATCCGTGCCCCGGTATGGGGACCACCCTAAACTCGCTGGATGCTTTTATTGGGAATCGAATCATCATGCGACGAAACCGGCGTGGCGCTGGTCGAATCGCAGGGCACGGCGCTGCCGATATTGCAGGCGCATGCGTTGCAC from Variovorax sp. PAMC28562 includes these protein-coding regions:
- a CDS encoding sterol desaturase family protein — its product is MLEKLNEFTASHGQLQRGRGLVTGTVALSLGILCFLGVLAFHFPQYLTTPELRKSYNVDVMRFILLAAMVISGGMALVNIIFNRSRWLSSGAFLLIVAAALLGGNKVPVDSNFPDHTPYIGLDWFILDLLGSSLIFIFIEKLFAHRKDQPIFREEWQTDFHHFVVNHMIVGFVLLATNLLVHKLFGWAANDGLRGWIANLPFWAGVLLIVLVADLVQYWTHRSYHEVPLLWRLHAVHHSVKSMDWMAGSRQHILELLITRTLVLAPIYVLGFSKEVIDAYIVIVGFQAVFNHCNVSVRLGPLRYLIVTPNFHHWHHAQDDEAIDKNYAAHYAFLDYFFGTAVKSTKLWPEQYGVVGDYVPNGFFKQLKFPFVWKG
- the cobA gene encoding uroporphyrinogen-III C-methyltransferase, whose translation is MNSLSHSHRGSCTLVGAGPGDPDLLTLKAVKAIHAATVLFVDDLVNDAILSYARPGARIVHVGKRGGCKSTPQAFIEKLMITAVCEGEAVVRLKGGDPFIFGRGGEEVEHLREAGIECTVVNGITAGLAAATSLGVPLTHRDHAQGVVFVTGHAKTGAGAADDPTDWRALAAMAHNARLTLVIYMGVAGAAHIQRQLLEGLPGETPVAVVQHASLPQQRHIVTTLSGLHAGIAEAGLASPSVIVVGNVLQGIAAATVALPERDKFGT
- the ybiB gene encoding DNA-binding protein YbiB → MGISHYIKEIGRGARGAKPLTREQATDLFGQVLDGTVTDLEVGAFCLAMRIKGETPEEMAGFLDATHARLDLFPASDLPLIVLPSYNGARKLPVLTPLLALLLAREGLPVLLHGASTESTRVLTSNVLAALGTNPITVVRKIAVGEIAFAPTELLSTGLKRLLDVRRVVGLRNPAHSVVKLMQPTAGSCIVIASYTHPEYAQSMAATFELTGTSALLSRGLEGESVADPRRTAQVDGFIRGQRIAMQEQQAGTLSEVEGLPREIDIDTTADYTRRVLAGTLPLPMAIARQVEHIKQLAQQLADSP
- a CDS encoding nitrate reductase, with product MKETRSTCPYCGVGCGVIIETDGAQITGVRGDPDHPANFGRLCTKGSTLHLTATAEVTRQTRLLQPMQRLVRGQAATPIPWEAALDTAADKFAQVIRDHGSDAVGFYVSGQLLTEDYYVFNKLAKGLIGTNNIDTNSRLCMSSAVAGYKQTLGSDAPPACYEDFNEAQCLFIVGSNTAWAHPILFRRIEDAKRANPAMKIVVVDPRRTDTCEIADLHLAIQPGTDVMLFHGMLHLMLWEGWTKPDYIAAHTNGFDALKATARDCTPDKVAQICGIDKTALLEATRLFATSTATLSLYCQGLNQSSSGTAKNATLINLHLASAQIGRPGAGPFSLTGQPNAMGGREVGGMANLLSGHRDLANAAHRAEVTALWGLSEGNEVPAKPGKTAIEMFEAAADGEIKALWISCTNPAQSMPDQTTVRRALERAEFVVVQEAFATTATCAHADLLLPATTWGEKTGTVTNSERRISRVRVAVPAPGEARHDWSAVVDFAQRLEVRLPSRSTTTLFPYPLQHSLAGDDAGAEAIWNEHRESTRGRDLDITGLDWKMLDALGPQQWPLPEGRSVGRVRLYEDGIYPTPDGKARFVDTPYKPVAEQREARFPFSLNTGRLRDQWHGMSRTGTLGRLFGHVPEPVVQMNAQDMARRQLKDGDLVQLTSRRGALVLPAQASAEVGLSQSFVAMHWGQEYLSGRSPTGERLAGINALTSAAYCPDSKQPELKHAAIRIAKAELPWTLLAIAWLPDDRALETERALRDLMASFAFASCVPFGAGGALTSGTAERTGVLFRAADLEAAPDAVLEQIEDLLALPSPDTLRYADARHGQRRTVRLVRTGTNNEEARLEGFLLGGDTRAEAWIKTLLQDQLPAQAFGRQLLRPGSTPPVEVASRGKVVCSCFGVTETAIGDRLRHCVGTDAERLASLQGALQCGTNCGSCLPELKRMVRATTPDTAEAVP